The Microbacterium luteum genome includes a region encoding these proteins:
- a CDS encoding DNA-3-methyladenine glycosylase family protein → MSMPVRATTSRTPVRGLRVAHGGRPLETEYRPRHPFDLRRTVLFQRHGANDPTMVLAGTVIWRASRTPIGIATLALRETSPGTIRAAAWGPGASWALAQVPGLCGEHDTTDGFDPSPHPLVAEVHHRHPGLRLGRTDLVFEALASAIFEQKVTGMQAFAAWRRIVTWYGERAPGPTPVPMFAPPSIDGWRRVPSWAWHRAGLEPPQSQTVVRAARRGDALERAIADAADGEAVDRILISQPGIGPWTSAETRIRALGDSDAVSVGDYHLAHHVGYALTGSRTDDDGMLQLLSAWPGHRQRVIRLLAAGGVREPRRAPRLHPEDHRDR, encoded by the coding sequence ATGAGCATGCCGGTCCGCGCGACGACGTCGCGCACACCGGTGCGTGGCCTGCGCGTCGCTCACGGCGGCCGCCCCCTCGAGACCGAGTACCGCCCTCGGCATCCCTTCGACCTGCGTCGCACGGTGCTGTTCCAGCGCCACGGCGCCAACGACCCGACGATGGTCCTCGCCGGCACCGTCATCTGGCGCGCGAGCCGCACCCCGATCGGCATCGCGACGCTCGCGCTTCGAGAGACCTCCCCCGGAACGATCCGCGCTGCAGCATGGGGCCCCGGCGCATCGTGGGCGCTGGCGCAGGTGCCCGGCCTGTGCGGGGAGCACGACACCACCGACGGCTTCGATCCGTCGCCCCACCCACTGGTCGCCGAAGTGCATCATCGTCATCCTGGGCTGAGGCTCGGCCGTACCGATCTCGTCTTCGAGGCCCTGGCGAGCGCCATCTTCGAGCAGAAGGTCACCGGCATGCAGGCCTTCGCGGCCTGGCGTCGCATCGTCACCTGGTACGGCGAGCGCGCCCCCGGACCGACACCGGTGCCGATGTTCGCGCCGCCGTCGATCGACGGCTGGCGACGCGTCCCGTCGTGGGCGTGGCACCGCGCGGGACTGGAGCCGCCGCAGTCGCAGACGGTGGTCCGAGCCGCCCGCCGCGGCGATGCCCTCGAGCGCGCGATCGCCGACGCCGCCGACGGCGAGGCGGTCGACCGCATCCTCATCTCGCAGCCGGGCATCGGGCCGTGGACCTCGGCGGAGACGCGCATCCGCGCGCTCGGCGACTCCGATGCGGTGAGCGTGGGCGATTATCACCTCGCTCACCACGTCGGCTACGCCCTCACGGGTTCGCGCACCGACGACGACGGGATGCTGCAGCTGCTGTCCGCATGGCCGGGCCACCGGCAGCGCGTCATCCGGCTCCTCGCCGCCGGCGGGGTCCGTGAGCCGCGTCGCGCGCCCCGGCTGCATCCGGAAGACCACCGCGACCGCTGA
- a CDS encoding winged helix-turn-helix domain-containing protein — protein sequence MSTTALLDRPTPPARHLRAVTGPVPTVADPEPAPAASAARTLPPGTEPRGFALYVGLDEAKAAAAGVDLGVLVDALRRTVANLAPSAETYATVALSPTGAGGRDVDVVRLALHEPAAVARTKRDEEEAEKDAVRGVVVDISRKRVLIDGESAAFTFKEFELLQYLVLREGSTIERAELVASLWRASSDEEAPGERTIDVHVRRLRAKLGRYEDIVRTVRGVGYRFDRHADVVIRYGHGTPSPDRF from the coding sequence ATGTCGACCACCGCTCTCCTCGACCGCCCGACCCCTCCCGCTCGCCATCTGCGCGCCGTGACCGGGCCCGTCCCCACCGTCGCCGACCCCGAACCGGCGCCGGCCGCATCGGCCGCGCGCACGCTCCCGCCGGGCACCGAGCCGCGCGGATTCGCCCTCTACGTGGGGCTCGACGAGGCGAAGGCCGCGGCCGCGGGGGTCGACCTCGGCGTGCTCGTGGATGCGCTCCGCCGCACCGTCGCCAACCTCGCGCCGTCCGCGGAGACCTACGCGACCGTCGCCCTCTCCCCCACCGGCGCGGGTGGACGCGACGTCGACGTCGTCCGCCTCGCCCTGCACGAGCCGGCCGCCGTCGCCCGCACAAAGCGCGACGAAGAAGAAGCCGAGAAGGATGCCGTGCGCGGCGTCGTCGTGGACATCTCCCGCAAGCGTGTGCTCATCGACGGCGAGTCGGCCGCGTTCACCTTCAAGGAGTTCGAGCTCCTCCAGTACCTCGTGCTGCGCGAGGGGTCGACGATCGAGCGTGCCGAGCTCGTCGCGTCGCTGTGGCGCGCGTCATCCGACGAGGAAGCACCCGGCGAGCGCACCATCGACGTGCACGTGCGTCGCCTTCGCGCCAAGCTCGGTCGCTACGAAGACATCGTGCGCACCGTGCGCGGGGTTGGGTATCGCTTCGACCGACACGCCGACGTCGTCATCCGCTACGGACACGGCACCCCCTCGCCCGACCGCTTCTGA
- a CDS encoding LacI family DNA-binding transcriptional regulator, giving the protein MDDGVGMANINEVAKAAGVSISTVSYALSGKRAVSPDTRRRIEKAVQDLNYLPNAGARMLAGRRTQIFALTEPLRKDTHAPTHMAFVLAASVAARRHDYDVLLLTEEEAQQGMRRVAANRLVDAILVLDVAPDDPRVGLARSIASPTVFIGVPRDHAGLICVDLDFEAAAARAVDLLADAGHTSIGLVGQAEAAYEKSNFPPRVREAFLRRAEERDVEAVHGTSGGARASRTAARRTVADMISLGATALVLHTAEEAHGSILAELSERGLRVPEDISVVSVGASFDTATLETPIDSFPLDPQASCDAAVDLALAAVDGHPEPAVHLIAPRYHAYGSIGPRHERAVA; this is encoded by the coding sequence GTGGACGACGGAGTCGGAATGGCGAACATCAACGAGGTGGCGAAGGCTGCCGGTGTGTCGATCAGCACCGTCTCGTATGCGCTGAGCGGAAAGAGGGCGGTCTCTCCCGACACGCGCCGTCGCATCGAGAAGGCCGTCCAGGATCTCAACTATCTTCCGAACGCCGGGGCCCGCATGCTCGCCGGGCGGCGCACGCAGATCTTCGCCCTCACCGAGCCTCTTCGCAAAGACACTCACGCACCGACGCACATGGCATTCGTGCTGGCGGCCAGCGTCGCCGCCCGCCGCCACGACTACGACGTGCTCCTCCTGACCGAGGAGGAGGCTCAGCAGGGGATGCGGCGCGTCGCCGCCAATCGACTGGTCGACGCCATCCTGGTGCTCGACGTCGCACCCGATGATCCGCGGGTGGGGCTCGCTCGGTCCATCGCGTCGCCGACGGTGTTCATCGGCGTTCCTCGCGACCATGCGGGTCTGATCTGCGTCGACCTCGACTTCGAGGCGGCAGCCGCTCGCGCGGTCGACCTTCTCGCCGACGCCGGCCACACGTCGATCGGCCTCGTCGGGCAAGCCGAAGCCGCCTACGAGAAGTCCAATTTCCCGCCGCGCGTGAGGGAGGCCTTCCTTCGCCGCGCCGAGGAGCGGGATGTCGAGGCGGTGCATGGCACGTCGGGCGGGGCGCGGGCGAGTCGCACGGCGGCCCGGCGGACCGTCGCCGACATGATCTCCCTCGGCGCGACGGCTCTCGTGCTCCATACGGCGGAGGAAGCGCACGGCTCCATCCTGGCGGAGCTGTCCGAGCGCGGCCTGCGGGTGCCGGAGGACATCTCGGTGGTGTCGGTGGGCGCTTCGTTCGACACCGCCACCCTCGAGACGCCGATCGACTCGTTCCCGCTCGATCCGCAGGCGTCCTGCGATGCGGCGGTCGATCTCGCACTCGCCGCTGTCGACGGTCACCCGGAGCCAGCAGTGCACCTGATAGCGCCGCGGTATCACGCGTACGGGTCCATCGGCCCGCGACACGAGAGGGCGGTGGCCTGA
- a CDS encoding beta-galactosidase has protein sequence MVERETPTPAIEALRRPISHVWFGGDYNPEQWPEAVLLEDIDLMQQAAVNTATVGVFSWAALEPQPGEYDFGWLDAALDRLHSAGVKVILATPTASPPPWFSRLHPEALPVTPDGVRLIHGSRDTYNPAAPAYRDAARRITRVLAERYGDHPALAMWHLHNEYGTVSYGPVTDVAFREWLQDAYGDLDRVNATWNTAFWSQVYSSWEDIHAPQRTQYIPNPAHLLDFKRFSSDMLLRCLRDQLEIVREVTPGVPTTTNFMLPTWHHYDEWDFARELDVVTIDHYPEDGPSGDAQVAFAADLARSFAGGRPWLLMEQATSLVYDYAGGRMLAKAPGRMRRNTYQYLARGSFGSLFFQWRAPRVGAEFFHSAMVPHVGPDSRIFREIRDLGAELAGVPELSAGPIEGRVVESRTAIVWDSTAWWATETRMLPSADVAYLPALRRVHEALWRSGVTADFVDPNGDPSQYDLVLVPSMIAVSDSQREAFDRFVANGGHLAVWYLSGSTDEHLRVREGSYSAAFAELAGVRVEEHAPLRDGQNLTLSEGTCASAWSEVLHVRGAEVVASYGADAPAVIAPGSAAITRNVRGSGVVHYISTRVEGDDLQRHLARIVADAGIEAAVLPDGVEHVVRRTKTGALRIFINHTERAQTVRATGRNVLSNTDVDGDVAVAAGDVLIVRIETSPEGSRK, from the coding sequence ATGGTGGAGCGCGAGACGCCCACGCCCGCAATCGAAGCGCTTCGACGACCGATCTCCCACGTGTGGTTCGGCGGTGATTACAACCCGGAGCAGTGGCCGGAGGCGGTGCTGCTGGAAGACATCGATCTCATGCAGCAGGCTGCGGTGAACACCGCGACGGTCGGCGTCTTCTCCTGGGCTGCCCTCGAGCCGCAGCCGGGGGAATACGACTTCGGCTGGCTCGATGCCGCGCTCGACCGCCTGCACTCCGCGGGCGTCAAGGTCATCCTCGCGACGCCGACCGCGTCTCCTCCGCCGTGGTTCTCCCGGCTGCACCCCGAGGCGCTGCCCGTAACGCCCGACGGCGTGCGGCTCATCCACGGCAGCCGCGACACCTACAATCCCGCCGCTCCGGCGTACCGAGACGCTGCCCGCCGCATCACCCGAGTGTTGGCCGAGCGCTACGGCGACCACCCGGCGCTGGCGATGTGGCACCTGCACAACGAGTACGGCACGGTCTCCTATGGTCCGGTCACCGACGTCGCCTTCCGTGAGTGGCTGCAGGATGCTTACGGAGACCTCGACCGTGTGAACGCGACCTGGAACACGGCCTTCTGGTCACAGGTGTACTCCTCCTGGGAGGACATCCACGCGCCGCAGAGGACGCAGTACATTCCGAACCCCGCGCACCTCCTCGATTTCAAGCGCTTCAGTTCGGACATGCTGCTGCGCTGCCTGCGCGACCAGCTCGAGATCGTGCGAGAGGTGACGCCCGGCGTACCGACGACCACGAACTTCATGCTTCCGACATGGCATCACTACGACGAATGGGACTTCGCGCGCGAGCTGGATGTCGTCACGATCGACCACTACCCGGAAGACGGCCCCTCTGGCGACGCGCAGGTGGCATTCGCGGCGGATCTGGCCCGGTCCTTCGCGGGCGGTCGGCCGTGGCTCCTGATGGAACAGGCGACGTCGTTGGTCTACGACTACGCCGGCGGTCGCATGCTCGCCAAGGCGCCCGGGCGCATGCGCCGCAACACCTATCAGTACCTGGCGCGCGGATCCTTCGGATCGCTATTCTTCCAATGGCGTGCGCCGCGCGTCGGGGCGGAGTTCTTCCACTCGGCGATGGTGCCCCACGTCGGTCCCGACTCCCGCATCTTCCGGGAGATCCGCGACCTGGGCGCCGAGCTCGCAGGCGTCCCCGAACTGTCGGCCGGTCCGATCGAGGGGCGCGTCGTCGAATCGCGCACGGCGATCGTGTGGGACTCGACGGCGTGGTGGGCCACCGAGACGCGGATGCTGCCCTCTGCCGACGTCGCTTATCTCCCGGCGCTTCGCCGCGTGCACGAGGCGCTGTGGCGGTCCGGCGTGACGGCCGACTTCGTCGACCCGAACGGCGACCCCTCGCAGTACGACCTCGTCCTGGTACCCAGCATGATCGCCGTGAGCGACTCCCAACGGGAGGCGTTCGACCGTTTCGTCGCGAACGGCGGACACCTGGCTGTCTGGTACCTCTCCGGATCGACCGACGAGCACCTGCGCGTGCGTGAGGGAAGCTATTCGGCGGCGTTCGCCGAACTCGCCGGCGTGCGGGTGGAAGAGCATGCGCCGCTCCGGGACGGCCAAAACCTCACTCTCAGCGAGGGAACATGCGCGTCGGCCTGGAGTGAGGTCCTCCACGTACGCGGGGCCGAGGTGGTCGCGTCCTATGGCGCCGACGCGCCGGCGGTCATCGCACCCGGCTCGGCAGCCATCACCCGCAACGTCCGCGGCTCCGGAGTCGTGCACTACATCTCCACGCGCGTGGAGGGCGACGATCTGCAACGCCATCTTGCACGCATCGTCGCCGACGCGGGCATCGAGGCCGCCGTGCTTCCCGACGGCGTCGAGCACGTCGTGCGACGCACGAAGACCGGCGCGCTGCGCATCTTCATCAATCACACCGAGCGGGCGCAGACCGTTCGGGCCACCGGCAGGAACGTCCTGTCGAACACGGATGTCGACGGCGACGTCGCCGTCGCAGCGGGCGATGTCCTCATCGTCCGGATCGAGACCTCACCCGAGGGTTCACGCAAGTGA
- a CDS encoding ABC transporter substrate-binding protein has protein sequence MAHSSTWRKRGLAATGLAAAAALALAGCSGGSDGGSGDDGAAEDVTIEFWGWVPGLEDAVAEWNENNPAIQVEFFRMTGDDGDKIPAAIDADTAPDVVQMSAHSLPGHIINNRLTDLTPYVDGLAEDFTASSWGTVSFGDAVYGIPQDSGPTGLMYRTDIFEEYGIEVPTTWEGYVQAGRDLKAANPDIYIAQFSPNEAGLWMETVWQNEGSFFQIEDDAWDVTVNGPESLEVAELWQTLLDEDLVKVVEMWTPEYWAEVNAGTIATINYAAWFPVLLEESAESTSGNWAVADTPLFSGKNTAGESGGSVNVVTANSEHPEQAVEFITWLNSSDSGVEYLIDGGVFPSAVTGLSSESLLQPSEFYGGQVINEVFADAAERVPGTWTAGPTHDLTVNALKDEFGRVANGEITFEEALDNVQDMTVEELEAMGLNVAS, from the coding sequence ATGGCACACAGCAGTACCTGGAGAAAGCGCGGCCTGGCCGCGACCGGACTGGCGGCGGCAGCCGCGCTCGCGCTCGCGGGATGTTCCGGAGGAAGCGATGGCGGTTCCGGCGACGACGGTGCCGCGGAAGACGTGACGATCGAGTTCTGGGGCTGGGTCCCGGGCCTCGAGGACGCGGTCGCCGAATGGAACGAGAACAACCCCGCCATCCAGGTGGAGTTCTTCCGGATGACCGGCGACGACGGCGACAAGATCCCCGCCGCGATCGACGCCGACACGGCCCCCGACGTCGTGCAGATGTCCGCGCACTCGCTGCCGGGTCACATCATCAACAATCGGCTCACCGACCTGACCCCGTACGTCGACGGCCTGGCTGAGGACTTCACCGCCAGCTCGTGGGGCACGGTCTCCTTCGGAGATGCGGTGTACGGCATCCCACAGGATTCCGGCCCCACCGGTCTGATGTACCGCACCGACATCTTCGAGGAGTACGGCATCGAGGTTCCCACCACGTGGGAGGGGTACGTGCAGGCAGGCCGCGATCTGAAGGCTGCCAACCCCGACATCTACATCGCTCAGTTCTCGCCCAATGAGGCGGGCCTGTGGATGGAGACCGTGTGGCAGAACGAAGGCAGCTTCTTCCAGATCGAAGACGACGCCTGGGACGTCACCGTCAACGGGCCGGAGAGCCTGGAGGTCGCCGAGCTCTGGCAGACGCTCCTCGACGAAGACCTCGTGAAGGTCGTCGAGATGTGGACGCCCGAGTACTGGGCCGAGGTGAACGCGGGCACGATCGCCACCATCAACTACGCGGCATGGTTCCCGGTGCTGCTCGAGGAGAGTGCGGAGTCGACCAGCGGGAACTGGGCGGTCGCGGACACCCCGCTGTTCTCCGGCAAGAACACCGCCGGTGAATCGGGCGGAAGCGTGAACGTGGTCACGGCGAACTCCGAACACCCGGAGCAGGCCGTCGAGTTCATCACCTGGCTGAACTCCAGTGATTCCGGAGTCGAGTACCTCATCGACGGCGGGGTCTTCCCGTCGGCGGTCACCGGCCTGTCGAGCGAGTCGCTCCTGCAGCCGTCGGAGTTCTACGGCGGTCAGGTCATCAACGAGGTCTTCGCGGATGCCGCGGAGCGCGTGCCCGGCACGTGGACGGCCGGCCCGACCCATGACCTCACGGTCAACGCCCTCAAGGACGAGTTCGGGCGCGTCGCCAACGGCGAGATCACCTTCGAAGAGGCTCTCGACAACGTTCAGGACATGACGGTCGAGGAGCTCGAGGCGATGGGCCTCAACGTCGCATCATGA
- a CDS encoding carbohydrate ABC transporter permease, giving the protein MTSTAVPTRTSPRRIRGGWGVRLAPYLFLAPFIILFVVFLILPILTALWMSFFSVQRGGLGFDNSNDLAFVGLDNYIRAFQDQGFLESFGRVLLFGVVQVPVMMILAITLALLFDSAVVRAKRFFQLSVFLPYAVPSVVAALVWGFLYQPRVSPIVEGLASIGISVDFLAPGTVLWSIANVTIWTVTGVNVIIIFAALQTVPREMYEAARMDGAGEFRTALQIKLPMVLPAVVLTTLFSIIGTLQLFNEPMTLRSITSNVTGDYTPNMAIFQATTLGGNINLGSAMAIILGIATFILSIVLSVFQNRKKGASA; this is encoded by the coding sequence ATGACCTCGACAGCCGTCCCGACGCGCACGTCCCCCCGCCGCATCCGCGGCGGGTGGGGCGTGCGCCTCGCCCCGTACCTCTTCCTCGCGCCGTTCATCATCCTGTTCGTCGTCTTCCTCATCCTGCCGATCCTGACGGCGCTGTGGATGAGCTTCTTCTCGGTGCAGCGCGGCGGACTCGGGTTCGACAACAGCAACGACCTGGCCTTCGTCGGCCTGGACAACTACATCCGCGCGTTCCAGGACCAGGGATTCCTCGAGAGCTTCGGGCGTGTGCTCCTGTTCGGCGTGGTGCAGGTTCCGGTCATGATGATCCTCGCGATCACGCTGGCGCTCCTGTTCGATTCCGCCGTCGTTCGCGCCAAGCGCTTCTTCCAGCTCAGCGTCTTCCTGCCCTATGCGGTCCCGTCCGTCGTCGCTGCGCTCGTGTGGGGCTTCCTCTATCAGCCGCGCGTGAGTCCGATCGTCGAGGGACTCGCCTCCATCGGCATCTCGGTCGACTTCCTGGCGCCGGGAACGGTGCTGTGGTCGATCGCGAACGTCACGATCTGGACCGTCACGGGCGTGAACGTCATCATCATCTTCGCCGCCCTGCAGACCGTTCCGCGCGAGATGTACGAAGCCGCACGCATGGACGGTGCGGGTGAATTCCGCACGGCTCTGCAGATCAAGCTCCCGATGGTGCTGCCGGCCGTCGTGCTGACCACCCTGTTCTCGATCATCGGCACGCTGCAGCTGTTCAACGAGCCGATGACCCTGCGCTCGATCACCTCGAACGTCACGGGCGACTACACGCCGAACATGGCGATCTTCCAGGCGACGACACTCGGCGGCAACATCAACCTCGGCTCGGCGATGGCCATCATCCTGGGCATCGCGACCTTCATCCTCTCGATCGTCCTGTCGGTGTTCCAGAACCGCAAGAAGGGAGCGTCGGCATGA
- a CDS encoding carbohydrate ABC transporter permease, with product MTTQIAPAPETAAHPSVAPSPRRRQQVYAEGERPSRTARTVGWIFMIAVTLYFLVPVYWLIVASTKSTGDLFSTPGFLFADFNLWQNLVDLTEQADGIYWRWMFNSLIYSGLGSVLMTFISVISGYALAMYRFRGRTVILAAPLGSMLVPQTVLAQPTYVLLVEMGLNNTMWGVLLPSLVYPFGVMLGFIYAQTSVPMELLEAARLDGASEWRAFWSIALKLLTPGAVTILLFAFIGSWNNFMLPLLVLSDARLQPVTVGLSGWSQAAITIPGLQTLVIVGSLLSIIPIIIVFVSLQRYWRSGLAAGGMKF from the coding sequence ATGACCACGCAGATCGCACCTGCGCCCGAGACGGCCGCGCACCCCTCGGTCGCACCCTCGCCCCGCAGGCGTCAGCAGGTGTACGCCGAAGGCGAGCGACCGAGCCGCACGGCCCGCACCGTGGGCTGGATCTTCATGATCGCCGTGACGCTCTACTTCCTGGTGCCCGTCTACTGGCTCATCGTGGCGTCCACCAAGTCCACCGGAGACCTCTTCTCCACCCCGGGCTTCCTCTTCGCCGATTTCAATCTGTGGCAGAACCTGGTCGATCTCACCGAGCAGGCCGACGGCATCTACTGGCGGTGGATGTTCAACTCGCTCATCTACTCCGGCCTCGGCAGCGTGCTCATGACCTTCATCAGCGTCATCTCCGGATACGCGCTGGCGATGTACCGCTTCCGCGGTCGGACCGTGATCCTCGCGGCGCCACTGGGCAGCATGCTCGTGCCGCAGACCGTTCTCGCGCAGCCGACCTACGTGCTGCTGGTCGAGATGGGGCTCAACAACACCATGTGGGGCGTGCTGTTGCCGAGCCTCGTGTATCCGTTCGGGGTCATGCTCGGCTTCATCTACGCCCAGACGAGTGTGCCGATGGAGCTGCTCGAGGCGGCCCGTCTCGACGGGGCGAGCGAGTGGCGAGCGTTCTGGTCGATCGCGCTGAAGCTCCTGACACCCGGCGCGGTGACCATCCTGCTGTTCGCGTTCATCGGCAGCTGGAACAACTTCATGCTGCCGCTCCTGGTGCTCAGCGATGCGCGGCTGCAGCCTGTCACCGTGGGTCTCTCGGGATGGAGCCAGGCGGCGATCACGATCCCGGGACTGCAGACCCTGGTGATCGTCGGCTCGCTGCTGTCGATCATCCCGATCATTATCGTGTTCGTGTCGCTGCAGCGCTACTGGCGCTCGGGGCTCGCCGCGGGCGGGATGAAGTTCTGA
- a CDS encoding glycosyl hydrolase family 95 catalytic domain-containing protein: MTVLRYTTASDTWLDRLPLGDGRVGLMVGADASARRLGLNEATAWSGGLASADRDLVDPASAAEALAAARAAVSAGDPQRAETAMRTLQHGYAQAFLPVGEVTITTAGRPDRAKEIVRELDLETAVHVCRAEGVTATSIVSWHSGLIVHRESYARPTDAVVSFDTPLRRVDEERADARAVVVLDLPADVAPTHEPDAPAVTWEADDVSTGTVVVIVDVEHDGAARWSGGDLVVSGANRLDIRIALTTTIRGVAAPPEPREKARSRAEGLLAAADSREAIDRHEHAFRASAPNFAFELAGDLKVIGDPHRAIIEAERRDVLPTGVLSALISYGVYLLRCSSTETGPPANLQGIWNAEMQPPWSSAYTLNINLPMNYWAAESVGLSGPHTALLNLLEGLANRGRDTARRLYGIEGWVSHHNTDLWAYTLPTAGDAAWSHWPLGGAWLVRQFDEQRRHGDMTPEVRARFRPVARDCARFLLGWLRTDANGAATTSPSTSPENRYLVGGRPVALTEGSALDLALIREVLRLVVDLADDAGEPDDPVVAAAREALPRLAPARVQADGRILEWGSEVDDEDRAHRHLSHLYEWYPGDGGRDDLHAAVAHTLDTRGDDSTGWSLAWKIALRARLGDAAAVSCLLRLATRAASPEGGHRGGLYPNLFASHPPYQIDGNFGLVSGVLEALVQSHRPGRIDLLPALPAEMGTGRVRGLIARPGIRLDLDWCDSEPVALTLEAVKPSTAGPVTVAHGSRRAVIDVPARGVIEVPLPLPLPSTTPIDRSTA; the protein is encoded by the coding sequence ATGACGGTGCTGAGATACACCACGGCGAGCGATACCTGGCTCGACCGTCTCCCGCTGGGGGACGGTCGAGTCGGCCTGATGGTCGGTGCCGACGCGTCCGCGCGCCGCCTCGGGCTGAACGAGGCGACCGCGTGGTCCGGGGGCCTCGCCAGTGCAGACCGCGACCTCGTCGACCCGGCGTCGGCGGCTGAAGCGCTCGCCGCGGCGAGGGCTGCCGTCTCGGCGGGAGATCCACAGCGCGCGGAGACCGCGATGCGGACACTCCAGCACGGCTACGCTCAGGCGTTCCTGCCCGTCGGAGAGGTGACGATCACGACCGCCGGGCGTCCAGATCGGGCCAAGGAGATCGTCCGCGAGCTCGACCTCGAAACCGCCGTTCACGTGTGCCGCGCCGAGGGCGTCACCGCGACGTCCATCGTGTCGTGGCACAGCGGTCTCATCGTCCACCGGGAGTCGTACGCGCGGCCGACGGACGCCGTGGTCTCCTTCGACACGCCACTTCGCCGCGTCGACGAGGAACGCGCGGACGCCCGCGCCGTCGTCGTGCTGGACCTTCCCGCCGATGTCGCGCCCACGCACGAGCCCGACGCGCCGGCCGTCACCTGGGAGGCCGATGACGTGTCGACGGGCACCGTCGTGGTGATCGTCGACGTCGAACATGACGGGGCCGCCCGTTGGTCCGGCGGCGATCTCGTCGTGTCCGGTGCGAACCGTCTTGACATCCGCATCGCGTTGACCACGACGATCCGAGGCGTCGCGGCCCCTCCGGAACCTCGCGAGAAGGCCCGATCGCGCGCGGAGGGCCTCCTCGCCGCCGCAGACTCGCGTGAGGCGATCGACCGGCACGAACATGCGTTCCGCGCCTCCGCTCCGAACTTCGCCTTCGAGCTCGCCGGCGACCTCAAAGTCATCGGCGACCCGCACCGGGCCATCATCGAAGCCGAGCGACGCGACGTACTCCCCACGGGCGTCCTGTCGGCCCTCATCTCCTACGGTGTGTATCTGCTTCGATGCTCGAGCACCGAGACGGGGCCCCCGGCCAATCTGCAAGGCATCTGGAACGCCGAGATGCAGCCGCCGTGGTCCTCGGCATACACCCTCAACATCAATCTGCCGATGAACTACTGGGCGGCCGAGAGTGTGGGGCTCTCAGGTCCTCATACGGCGCTCCTCAACCTCCTCGAGGGCCTCGCGAACCGCGGACGTGACACCGCCCGGCGGCTCTACGGGATCGAGGGCTGGGTCTCCCACCACAACACGGATCTGTGGGCGTACACGCTGCCGACGGCGGGTGATGCGGCCTGGTCGCACTGGCCCCTCGGTGGCGCCTGGCTGGTGCGGCAGTTCGATGAACAGCGTCGCCACGGGGACATGACCCCCGAGGTTCGCGCCCGCTTCCGGCCGGTCGCGCGCGATTGCGCGAGATTCCTCCTCGGATGGCTCCGCACCGATGCGAACGGAGCGGCGACCACGTCGCCCTCGACGTCGCCCGAGAACCGCTACCTCGTAGGCGGCAGACCGGTTGCGCTGACCGAAGGCTCGGCCCTGGACCTCGCACTCATCCGAGAGGTGCTCCGCCTCGTGGTCGATCTCGCCGACGACGCCGGTGAACCGGACGATCCGGTGGTCGCCGCCGCCCGGGAGGCCCTCCCGCGGCTGGCTCCCGCGCGTGTGCAGGCCGACGGGCGCATCCTCGAATGGGGGTCGGAGGTGGACGACGAGGACCGCGCTCACCGCCATCTCTCTCACCTCTACGAGTGGTACCCCGGCGACGGGGGCAGGGACGACCTCCACGCCGCCGTGGCGCACACGCTGGACACGCGCGGCGACGATTCCACGGGGTGGTCCCTCGCATGGAAGATCGCGCTCCGCGCACGACTGGGTGACGCCGCGGCCGTCTCGTGTCTCCTGCGATTGGCCACGCGTGCCGCTTCCCCCGAGGGCGGGCACCGCGGCGGTCTCTATCCCAATCTCTTCGCCTCGCACCCGCCGTACCAGATCGACGGCAACTTCGGTCTCGTCAGCGGCGTCCTGGAGGCACTCGTGCAGAGTCACCGCCCCGGCCGGATCGACCTCCTGCCCGCCCTGCCGGCCGAGATGGGTACCGGCCGGGTGCGCGGCTTGATCGCCCGGCCGGGCATCCGTCTCGACCTCGACTGGTGCGATAGCGAGCCCGTCGCTCTGACCCTGGAGGCGGTTAAGCCGTCAACGGCCGGTCCGGTCACGGTCGCGCACGGCAGTCGTCGCGCGGTGATCGATGTGCCCGCCCGTGGGGTGATCGAGGTCCCGCTCCCACTTCCCCTTCCCTCAACGACACCCATCGACAGGAGTACCGCGTGA